A region from the Xenopus laevis strain J_2021 chromosome 4S, Xenopus_laevis_v10.1, whole genome shotgun sequence genome encodes:
- the LOC108715335 gene encoding THAP domain-containing protein 11-like yields MPGFTCCVPGCYSNSHRDKGLHFYTFPKDPELRCLWLKNVSRGGVSGCFSTFQPTNGHRVCSLHFQGGRKSYSIKVPTIFPLRGVNEKRTRRSSTKKRQQPNYTPAATTVLVTGLPGQEEQEVLELTAGGAEMMLLGTTAGMGATIADVEGSSAVMGAAIDAMGTAAGEGGSVVAPSSLVGETHSVTTHFSSDASHGSHQQLQVVVVGDEPFHSVDCWPSSLCSSDHSYSMSSGTTTEELLRKLNEQRDIIALMEVKMKEMKSSIKHLKVTEIKLREELRQKDKDKVSPMIKSN; encoded by the coding sequence ATGCCTGGCTTTACTTGCTGTGTTCCTGGCTGCTACAGTAATTCGCATCGCGATAAAGGCTTGCACTTCTATACTTTTCCTAAAGATCCGGAGCTAAGGTGCCTGTGGCTGAAGAATGTGTCCCGGGGTGGAGTGTCGGGATGCTTTAGCACCTTTCAGCCAACTAACGGGCATCGGGTCTGTAGCCTACACTTTCAAGGTGGCCGCAAATCCTACAGCATCAAGGTGCCCACCATCTTTCCTCTCAGAGGTGTTAACGAGAAGAGGACCCGTCGGAGCAGCACAAAGAAGCgacagcagccaaattacacaCCAGCTGCAACTACGGTTCTAGTGACTGGACTGCCAGGACAGGAGGAGCAGGAGGTTCTAGAGCTGACAGCTGGTGGTGCTGAAATGATGCTGCTGGGTACTACAGCAGGCATGGGTGCAACTATAGCAGATGTAGAAGGATCTTCTGCCGTTATGGGAGCTGCGATAGATGCAATGGGGACAGCAGCAGGAGAAGGGGGATCAGTAGTAGCACCATCAAGTCTTGTGGGGGAAACACACTCGGTTACTACTCACTTTTCCTCTGATGCAAGCCATGGATCCCACCAGCAGCTCCAGGTTGTAGTAGTTGGGGATGAGCCTTTCCACTCTGTAGATTGCTGGCCATCTTCTTTATGTTCTTCAGACCATTCTTACTCCATGTCATCGGGCACCACCACAGAAGAATTGCTGAGGAAGCTCAATGAGCAAAGGGACATCATCGCTCTGATGGAAGTTAAGATGAAGGAAATGAAATCGAGCATAAAACACTTGAAAGTTACAGAAATTAAATTAAGGGAGGAGCTTCGTCAGAAAGACAAAGATAAAGTCTCACCAATGATAAAAAGTAACTGA